The Thermodesulfobacteriota bacterium genome includes a region encoding these proteins:
- a CDS encoding cold-shock protein, with the protein MSEREIGTVKWFNSTKGFGFIERENEKDVFVHYSEINATGYRTLEEGQRVEFTVVDGEKGPQAQNVTLAA; encoded by the coding sequence ATGTCTGAACGTGAGATTGGCACTGTAAAGTGGTTCAATTCTACAAAGGGATTTGGTTTCATCGAGCGTGAGAATGAAAAAGATGTATTCGTTCACTATAGTGAAATCAACGCTACAGGCTACCGCACTCTCGAAGAGGGACAGCGTGTAGAGTTCACAGTGGTTGACGGCGAAAAAGGCCCACAAGCCCAAAACGTTACATTAGCTGCTTAA
- a CDS encoding DUF2092 domain-containing protein, giving the protein MVKGIRTNLSQVVIILFSVFVVSVFVGSSNLSSTSYAQNPNIDPQAAEILQNMSYFLGSKDEYTFKAEVMFDQLITSQRAIQYSAEQKVFMKKKNNLTIEFISDLGGYKLWFEEGKLTVLELPTNLYSIATLPATIDQALDKLKSDYNFTPSLSDFLYINIFRALTQNVTSGNYFGTSRVFGVRCDHLAFVQPNIDWQIWIESGKRQIPRKLVITYKNLPGKPQYIAILRDWVIDKPITNFAFKPDIPDLNQRTDMSEILNKPRMNMGSVRSTGQISF; this is encoded by the coding sequence ATGGTTAAAGGTATTAGGACAAATTTATCACAAGTTGTAATAATATTATTCAGCGTTTTTGTTGTTAGTGTGTTTGTTGGAAGTAGTAATTTAAGTAGTACGTCGTACGCGCAAAACCCAAATATTGATCCCCAAGCTGCTGAAATTCTTCAAAACATGAGCTACTTTTTGGGAAGCAAGGATGAGTATACCTTTAAAGCGGAAGTAATGTTTGATCAGTTAATTACATCCCAAAGGGCAATACAATACTCAGCTGAGCAAAAGGTCTTTATGAAAAAGAAGAACAATTTGACGATTGAGTTTATAAGCGACCTTGGCGGCTACAAATTATGGTTTGAAGAAGGAAAGTTAACGGTGTTAGAGTTGCCAACTAATCTATATTCAATTGCAACTCTTCCGGCAACTATAGATCAAGCCCTGGACAAACTAAAAAGTGATTACAATTTCACGCCGTCTCTTAGCGATTTTCTCTACATCAACATCTTCAGAGCTCTGACCCAGAATGTAACCTCCGGCAACTATTTTGGCACAAGCAGAGTGTTTGGTGTTAGATGTGATCACCTTGCCTTTGTGCAGCCAAATATAGACTGGCAAATATGGATTGAGAGCGGAAAACGTCAAATACCAAGAAAATTAGTGATAACATATAAGAACCTTCCTGGAAAACCACAGTACATTGCTATTCTTAGAGATTGGGTAATAGACAAACCTATTACAAACTTTGCATTTAAGCCTGATATTCCAGACCTAAATCAAAGAACAGACATGTCAGAAATACTAAACAAGCCCAGGATGAATATGGGAAGTGTCAGATCAACAGGGCAAATCAGTTTCTAA
- a CDS encoding solute carrier family 23 protein, producing MARRPENLLYAVEDKPPFIRLVLLGIQNTILIAIYLVYIVIITKAAGSTQQTTVSAISMGMIAVAIATVLQSLSKGPIGSGYFSPPVYSAIYLGPSVLAAKAGGLPAVFGMTIFAGLVELLLSGFLHKLRPYFPPAVSGFIILIVGIQLGLVGLDQVLDIANYDDPKFIYHVVISVLSLSTIIALSVWAKGLARLLCSLIGILVGFVISIPLGLISSESVSLFTSLSFIDLPNFGYISYSFDYALIPAFLTAGLAAALRTIGVITTSQKINDDDWKKPDIVSIKKGVLADGIGCILGGVMGTPGMNSSPSIIGVAKATGATSRYIALPTAIILIALAFFPKISSFFLMLPLSVIGAALLVNAAFMISGGMEIITSRNIDSRMSYIIGIPLLLGISRKVYPHYYEEIPKALQLISNSVLSLGVIAIILLNILFRIGIKQRKVFVFDESDSDLTTLKEYLHSRSSQWQLDPDVIQRATNSTKQVIEHIREAKLHNSNIGIKVSYDQLDLQIDISYEGVLLSLPNISVKAESYVEEEAFAHGLADFLTGVYPDRYQVSSKKNSSKISLFFNVM from the coding sequence ATGGCGAGAAGACCAGAAAACCTCTTATATGCAGTTGAAGATAAACCTCCGTTTATCCGCTTAGTCCTTTTAGGAATTCAGAATACTATTCTAATTGCTATATATCTGGTCTATATAGTTATTATCACTAAGGCGGCCGGCTCCACTCAGCAAACAACTGTAAGTGCGATTAGCATGGGTATGATAGCAGTAGCAATTGCTACAGTCCTACAATCATTATCAAAAGGTCCAATAGGATCAGGGTATTTTTCGCCACCGGTATACTCTGCAATATATCTTGGGCCGTCAGTTCTCGCAGCCAAGGCCGGTGGTCTGCCAGCAGTGTTTGGTATGACGATATTTGCTGGTTTAGTAGAGTTACTACTTTCCGGGTTTCTACATAAACTAAGGCCTTATTTCCCTCCAGCTGTGTCTGGTTTTATCATACTCATCGTAGGCATACAGTTAGGGCTTGTCGGGTTGGATCAGGTGTTAGATATTGCTAACTATGATGACCCAAAATTTATTTACCATGTTGTTATATCAGTACTAAGTCTAAGCACTATTATCGCTCTAAGCGTTTGGGCCAAAGGTCTTGCAAGGCTTCTGTGTTCACTCATAGGAATATTAGTAGGTTTTGTTATCTCCATTCCACTTGGACTTATTTCATCTGAGTCCGTATCACTTTTTACCAGCCTTTCATTTATTGATTTGCCCAATTTTGGTTATATCTCCTATAGCTTTGATTACGCTCTCATTCCAGCATTTCTTACTGCAGGACTTGCCGCGGCTTTAAGAACTATAGGGGTGATTACCACCAGCCAGAAAATTAATGATGATGATTGGAAGAAGCCCGATATTGTTTCGATAAAAAAGGGTGTTTTGGCTGATGGCATAGGTTGTATCTTGGGAGGTGTGATGGGAACTCCAGGCATGAATTCATCACCTAGTATTATAGGCGTAGCAAAAGCTACGGGCGCAACCAGCCGCTACATTGCCTTGCCTACAGCAATAATTCTTATAGCACTGGCATTCTTTCCAAAAATATCCAGTTTCTTTTTGATGCTTCCACTCTCTGTAATAGGGGCTGCTCTATTGGTCAACGCAGCTTTTATGATATCTGGAGGAATGGAGATTATTACATCGCGTAATATCGACAGCAGAATGAGTTATATCATAGGCATTCCGCTACTGCTCGGCATAAGCAGAAAGGTATACCCACATTACTATGAAGAAATCCCTAAGGCTCTTCAGCTTATAAGCAATTCGGTTCTATCTCTAGGGGTAATTGCAATAATCTTATTAAATATCTTATTTAGAATCGGCATTAAGCAAAGAAAAGTCTTTGTATTTGACGAATCAGATTCAGACCTAACTACATTAAAGGAATATCTTCATTCTAGATCCAGCCAATGGCAGCTAGACCCCGACGTTATTCAAAGAGCGACCAACTCCACCAAACAGGTGATCGAACATATTCGGGAAGCAAAACTCCATAATAGCAATATTGGCATAAAGGTATCCTATGACCAGCTTGATCTTCAGATTGATATTAGCTACGAAGGGGTTTTGTTGTCACTTCCGAATATAAGCGTAAAAGCTGAGTCTTATGTTGAAGAAGAGGCTTTTGCACACGGGCTGGCAGATTTTCTCACAGGTGTATATCCAGATAGATACCAAGTTTCATCAAAGAAAAATAGCTCTAAGATAAGTTTATTCTTCAATGTTATGTAA
- a CDS encoding cold-shock protein, translated as MAEREIGTVKWFNSTKGFGFIERENEKDVFVHYSEINDTGYRSLDEGQRVEFTVVDGEKGPQAQQVVIV; from the coding sequence ATGGCAGAACGTGAGATTGGCACAGTAAAGTGGTTCAATTCTACAAAAGGCTTTGGTTTCATAGAGCGTGAAAACGAGAAAGATGTATTCGTTCACTATAGTGAAATTAATGATACGGGCTATCGTTCCTTAGACGAGGGACAGCGCGTTGAGTTTACTGTTGTTGATGGCGAAAAAGGCCCTCAGGCACAACAAGTAGTTATTGTATAA
- a CDS encoding DinB family protein, producing the protein MFPKNYFELMAQYNKWMDANIYQVCLDIPDEDRKKDMGAFFKSIHGTLNHIYYGDLAWLERLRDNKFTPRKIGVDLFEDFLELKSAQEKMDQEIIDWVQSMTDEKLHESYDYVSNVENFKRTLPIWVLATHMFNHQTHHRGQVTTLIKQLGYEPGVTDIPWLPSLTQYAGSE; encoded by the coding sequence GTGTTTCCAAAAAACTACTTTGAATTAATGGCTCAATACAACAAGTGGATGGACGCTAATATCTACCAAGTTTGCTTAGATATACCTGATGAAGATAGGAAAAAGGATATGGGAGCATTTTTTAAGTCCATTCATGGCACCCTTAATCATATCTATTACGGAGACCTTGCCTGGCTCGAGAGGCTAAGGGACAACAAATTTACCCCAAGAAAAATCGGCGTTGATCTTTTTGAAGACTTTCTTGAACTAAAATCTGCCCAGGAAAAGATGGACCAAGAAATAATAGACTGGGTACAAAGTATGACGGATGAAAAGCTACATGAGTCATATGATTACGTCAGTAACGTTGAAAATTTCAAAAGAACATTACCAATTTGGGTGTTGGCAACACATATGTTTAACCACCAAACGCACCATCGGGGTCAGGTGACAACACTTATTAAACAGTTAGGTTATGAGCCGGGAGTAACGGATATCCCTTGGCTTCCGTCACTCACCCAATACGCCGGCTCCGAATAA